Proteins from one Fragaria vesca subsp. vesca linkage group LG6, FraVesHawaii_1.0, whole genome shotgun sequence genomic window:
- the LOC101290977 gene encoding cytochrome c-type biogenesis protein CcmH-like has protein sequence MDDEKAISKVERVIGSEEDAVKKSQVVDAGVGNISQNVRCTECGSQSIEDSQADIDILIVQLIPDEFHAGKSDKEIYKKLEEDFGETVLYAPKFDLQTADLWLSPVVLLHVFVFGLIRKHRRRTNVHVMPLNLVRGVPLTPNKKQTMLDLLTPPASRGNMTH, from the exons ATGGATGATGAGAAGGCCATATCAAAG GTTGAGAGGGTGATAGGGAGCGAGGAGGACGCGGTGAAGAAGAGTCAAGTGGTGGATGCCGGTGTTGGAAATATCAGTCAGAATGTTAGGTGCACTGAGTGTGGGAGTCAGTCCATTGAAGACTCACAAGCTGATATCGACATTC TAATTGTGCAGTTAATTCCTGACGAGTTTCATGCTGGGAAGAGTGACAAGGAGATCTACAAGAAGCTTGAGGAGGATTTCGGGGAGACGGTACTTTATGCCCCAAAATTTGATCTGCAGACTGCAGACTTATGGCTATCACCAGT GGTGCTGCTACACGTATTCGTATTTGGGCTTATAAGAAAGCACAGACGAAGGACTAACGTTCATGTCATGCCTTTGAACCTTGTTAGAGGTGTTCCACTGACCCCAAATAAGAAGCAAACCATGTTAGACCTCCTCACACCACCGGCTTCAAGAGGAAATATGACTCATTGA
- the LOC101291266 gene encoding uncharacterized protein LOC101291266: MEDEKLQESKKWLHYLSTGAKGINELEALTLIGLQVLNAHKGFFHCNFIVPDHLSDQDGNWHVGAIATMIDDVGAAAVYSTVGLAKTVDITLSYYSRVKIREEVELVADIVGDMGKLICVVVKVTRKENGEMVALGKQWMASFSPKTKLSQVSSRL; encoded by the exons ATGGAAGACGAGAAGCTGCAGGAGTCCAAGAAATGGCTTCACTATTTGTCGACAGGTGCCAAAGGTATCAATGAACTGGAGGCCTTAACTCTAATTGGCCTACAGGTTCTGAATGCCCACAAGGGCTTCTTCCACTGCAACTTCATCGTTCCAGACCATCTCTCT GACCAAGATGGAAACTGGCATGTCGGAGCTATCGCAACTATGATCGACGATGTTGGAGCCGCCGCAGTATACTCAACTGTTGGTCTTGCCAAAACCGTTGACATCACCCTTTCATATTACTCGAGGGTCAAGATTAGA GAAGAGGTTGAGTTGGTGGCTGATATTGTAGGGGACATGGGGAAGCTCATATGTGTGGTGGTGAAGGTAACAAGGAAAGAGAATGGAGAAATGGTTGCTTTGGGTAAGCAATGGATGGCCTCATTTTCACCCAAGACCAAGCTATCTCAAGTCAGTAGTAGGCTTTGA